In Stenotrophomonas sp. ESTM1D_MKCIP4_1, a single genomic region encodes these proteins:
- a CDS encoding membrane-bound PQQ-dependent dehydrogenase, glucose/quinate/shikimate family, with the protein MDETTKVPALCRVLVVLLGILVTLFGLALLVGGVRLVQLGGSWYFLLMGAVTAVAGVLLVMRRPNGALLYGAAFVATLLWALVDAGWNFWPLVSRLVMPAVLALLVALAWPVLRRSRGQLAGRGAYGVAALLLVGLLGTAVSAFQPRPVQTAQGTTPPVVPVAKGAEQRDWMHWGNTTAGTRFAALDQITPANVKELQVAWTAHTGDVPESNGFGAEDQNTPLQIGDTLYLCTPHNQVIALDADSGKQRWAFDPKATAPNWQRCRGLGYFDAATAAPAATAAPAPAPLPAAATTSTAPALCEKRILMTSIDARLFALDASTGALCPDFGSNGVVDLKVGMGEIKPGFYTLTAAPLVAGDLIVVGGRVADNIEVGEPSGVVRAYNVRTGALAWVWDLSKETPDVPLDPSIHYTRATPNVWTSMAYDPQLGLVYLPTGNTTPDQWAGERTPQDDKYSSAVVALDVATGKERWVYQTVRHDLWDYDLPAQPTLTDVPDGKGGTLPALLQITKAGQIFMLNRQTGVPISEVRDIPAPQGNAQGERYAATQPLSVGLPQIGAETLTESDMWGATPIDQMLCRIQFKQFRYDGMYTPPGEDLALQWPGSLGGMNWGSASVDPTTGYLFVNDMRLGLWTKLIPRAQMTSGAGGVEMGAASQTGTPYGSLRDRFLSKLGIPCQKPPFGTMSAINLATRQLVWQVPVGTVKDTGPMGIKMGLSIPIGMPTLGGSLATQSGLLFFAGTQDYYLRAYDSRTGEEVWKARMPVGSQGTPMTYVSPTTGRQYVVISAGGARQSPDRGDYVIAYALPERR; encoded by the coding sequence GTGGACGAGACGACGAAGGTTCCGGCCCTGTGCCGTGTTCTGGTGGTCCTGCTCGGCATCCTGGTGACCCTGTTCGGCCTGGCTCTGCTGGTCGGCGGTGTTCGCCTGGTACAGCTGGGGGGCAGTTGGTATTTCCTGCTGATGGGCGCGGTGACGGCGGTTGCCGGTGTACTGCTGGTGATGCGCCGGCCGAACGGTGCGCTGTTGTACGGTGCGGCCTTCGTGGCAACGCTGCTGTGGGCACTGGTGGATGCGGGCTGGAATTTCTGGCCGCTGGTTTCGCGCCTGGTGATGCCGGCGGTGCTGGCGCTGCTGGTGGCCCTGGCCTGGCCGGTGCTGCGCCGCAGTCGCGGCCAGCTGGCAGGTCGCGGCGCTTACGGCGTGGCTGCGCTGCTGCTGGTCGGCCTGCTGGGTACCGCGGTGTCGGCGTTCCAGCCGCGCCCGGTGCAGACCGCGCAGGGCACGACGCCGCCGGTGGTGCCGGTGGCCAAGGGCGCTGAACAGCGCGACTGGATGCACTGGGGCAACACGACTGCAGGCACCCGCTTTGCCGCGCTGGACCAGATCACCCCGGCCAACGTCAAGGAACTGCAGGTTGCCTGGACCGCGCACACCGGTGATGTGCCGGAAAGCAACGGCTTCGGTGCCGAGGACCAGAACACGCCGCTGCAGATCGGTGACACCCTGTACCTGTGCACCCCGCACAACCAGGTGATCGCGCTCGATGCCGATTCCGGCAAGCAGCGCTGGGCCTTCGATCCCAAGGCCACCGCGCCGAACTGGCAGCGTTGCCGCGGCCTGGGCTACTTCGATGCAGCCACCGCAGCGCCTGCCGCGACTGCGGCCCCGGCGCCCGCGCCGCTGCCGGCTGCCGCAACGACCAGCACCGCCCCGGCGCTGTGCGAAAAGCGCATCCTGATGACCTCCATCGACGCGCGACTGTTCGCGCTGGATGCCAGCACCGGCGCCCTGTGCCCGGACTTCGGCAGCAACGGCGTGGTCGACCTGAAGGTGGGCATGGGCGAGATCAAGCCCGGCTTCTACACCCTCACCGCCGCGCCGCTGGTGGCGGGCGATCTGATCGTGGTCGGCGGCCGCGTGGCCGACAACATCGAAGTGGGTGAACCGTCCGGCGTGGTGCGTGCGTACAACGTGCGTACCGGTGCACTGGCCTGGGTCTGGGACCTGTCCAAGGAAACCCCGGACGTGCCGCTGGATCCGTCGATCCACTACACGCGCGCCACCCCGAACGTTTGGACCTCGATGGCCTACGACCCGCAGCTGGGCCTGGTCTACCTGCCCACCGGCAACACCACGCCGGACCAGTGGGCCGGCGAGCGCACCCCGCAGGATGACAAGTACAGCTCGGCCGTGGTCGCGCTGGACGTTGCCACCGGCAAGGAGCGCTGGGTCTACCAGACGGTACGTCACGATCTGTGGGACTACGACCTGCCCGCACAGCCGACCCTGACCGATGTGCCCGACGGCAAGGGCGGCACGCTGCCGGCCCTGCTGCAGATCACCAAGGCCGGGCAGATCTTCATGCTCAACCGCCAGACCGGCGTGCCGATCAGCGAAGTACGCGATATCCCCGCGCCGCAGGGCAATGCGCAGGGCGAACGCTATGCCGCCACCCAGCCGCTGTCGGTCGGCCTGCCGCAGATCGGCGCTGAAACGCTGACCGAATCGGACATGTGGGGCGCCACGCCGATCGATCAGATGCTGTGCCGCATCCAGTTCAAGCAGTTCCGCTACGACGGCATGTACACGCCGCCGGGTGAAGACCTGGCGCTGCAGTGGCCCGGCTCGCTGGGCGGCATGAACTGGGGCAGCGCCTCGGTCGACCCCACCACCGGCTACCTGTTCGTCAATGACATGCGCCTGGGCCTGTGGACCAAGCTGATCCCGCGCGCGCAGATGACCAGCGGCGCCGGTGGCGTGGAAATGGGCGCGGCCTCGCAGACCGGTACGCCGTACGGCTCGCTGCGCGACCGCTTCCTGTCCAAGCTGGGCATTCCCTGCCAGAAGCCGCCGTTCGGCACGATGTCGGCCATCAACCTGGCCACCCGCCAGCTGGTCTGGCAGGTCCCGGTGGGCACGGTGAAGGACACCGGCCCGATGGGCATCAAGATGGGCCTGTCGATTCCGATCGGCATGCCGACCCTGGGCGGTTCGCTGGCCACGCAGTCGGGCCTGCTGTTCTTCGCAGGCACGCAGGATTACTACCTGCGCGCCTACGACAGCCGCACCGGCGAAGAAGTGTGGAAGGCCCGCATGCCGGTCGGCAGCCAGGGCACGCCGATGACCTACGTCTCGCCGACCACCGGCCGCCAGTACGTGGTGATCTCTGCTGGTGGCGCACGCCAGTCACCGGACCGTGGCGACTATGTGATCGCCTACGCGCTGCCCGAGCGCAGGTAA
- a CDS encoding adenine phosphoribosyltransferase gives MTDATVAVPAWASRLRDIADFPKPGILFKDIMPLLAHGEDFRGAITAMADRWRGQQLDAIVGIESRGFILGAAMALELGVGFVPVRKPGKLPGKVLREEYTLEYRSDCIEVHADALQAGARVAIIDDVLATGGTLGAALSLVRRLGVEVVGAGVLVELDGLGGRARWEADLPLHTELVF, from the coding sequence ATGACCGACGCCACCGTGGCCGTCCCCGCCTGGGCCTCGCGCTTGCGCGATATCGCCGATTTCCCGAAGCCCGGCATCCTGTTCAAGGACATCATGCCGCTGCTCGCCCACGGCGAAGACTTCCGCGGCGCGATCACGGCCATGGCCGACCGCTGGCGCGGGCAGCAGCTGGACGCCATCGTCGGCATTGAATCGCGCGGTTTCATCCTGGGCGCCGCCATGGCGCTGGAACTGGGGGTGGGCTTCGTGCCGGTACGCAAGCCGGGCAAGCTGCCGGGCAAGGTGCTGCGTGAGGAGTACACGCTGGAATACCGCAGCGACTGCATCGAAGTGCATGCCGATGCGCTGCAGGCCGGTGCCCGCGTGGCCATCATCGATGACGTGCTGGCCACGGGCGGCACCCTGGGTGCTGCGCTGTCGCTGGTGCGCCGCCTGGGCGTTGAAGTGGTGGGTGCCGGCGTGCTGGTCGAGCTGGACGGCCTCGGCGGTCGCGCCCGTTGGGAAGCGGATCTGCCGCTGCACACCGAACTGGTGTTCTGA